One window from the genome of Motacilla alba alba isolate MOTALB_02 unplaced genomic scaffold, Motacilla_alba_V1.0_pri HiC_scaffold_35, whole genome shotgun sequence encodes:
- the LOC119696770 gene encoding polyunsaturated fatty acid lipoxygenase ALOX15B-like, producing MRAPPPRSKAALSEQDFLDALPAMNTTATVLAVLWVLRNEPMDLRPLGHYPDRHFTEAAPRRLIRRFRRRLRRISRQIRARNAALERPYPYLDPENIENSVAI from the exons AtgcgggcgccgccgccgcgctccaAGGCCGCGCTGTCGGAGCAGGATTTCCTGGACGCTCTGCCGGCCATGAACACCACGGCCACGGTGCTGGCCGTGCTCTGGGTGCTGAGGAACGAGCCCATGGACctg CGGCCCCTGGGTCACTATCCCGACCGTCACTTCACCGAGGCCGCCCCCCGGCGCCTGATCCGGCGCTTCCGGCGCCGCCTGCGCCGAATCTCCCGCCAGATCCGGGCCCGGAACGCGGCGCTGGAGAGACCCTACCCCTACCTGGACCCCGAGAACATCGAGAACAGCGTGGCCAtctaa